From the genome of Streptomyces sp. NBC_01260, one region includes:
- a CDS encoding DUF2283 domain-containing protein has protein sequence MTEVKVTYDKSVDAAYVYFTEPQVRARSAHMYPCAPVDVDGMINLDFDEHGRLIGIEVLAAGSKLPEYLLKSAERLDADDI, from the coding sequence GTGACAGAGGTCAAAGTCACCTACGACAAGTCCGTGGACGCAGCGTACGTGTACTTCACCGAACCCCAGGTCCGCGCACGGTCTGCGCACATGTATCCCTGCGCTCCGGTGGACGTCGACGGCATGATCAACCTCGACTTCGACGAGCACGGCCGCCTCATCGGCATCGAGGTGTTGGCGGCCGGTTCAAAACTGCCCGAGTACCTGCTCAAGTCCGCGGAGCGGCTGGACGCCGACGACATATGA